A portion of the Candidatus Nitrosotenuis aquarius genome contains these proteins:
- a CDS encoding magnesium transporter CorA family protein, with product MKKELFISRLPHLRRHPQPAEIIQSKLETIQGNGFTWTDIQNPDRAEIEKLGQMYNFNSLNLDDSISKIQLAKIDNYDDHSFIILHFPPLALKRGMSRFNQLAVFIGKDYLVTIHYGELKPLVEMVSRCKDDSKYRNELLGKSSGFLLYKIVDALVDELLHTLRRIVENLDEIEDDVFDENKSTPKKISLLRREITILRRIVHPLRKTVLETSKNTQRFSNPDDDLVIHFDDVIDHIDKVAETLDEAKETMEIYKDTDFLLSTEKSNKILATLTIIFTLTIPPTVVGAIYGMNINLPGGIQTGSWTFLGEYTALIIMLILSMIPSGLLYAYFYKKKWLAD from the coding sequence TTGAAAAAAGAACTATTCATCTCCAGGTTGCCACATTTGCGAAGACATCCTCAGCCTGCTGAGATAATCCAAAGCAAGCTGGAAACCATCCAGGGAAATGGCTTTACTTGGACTGACATTCAAAACCCAGACCGCGCAGAAATTGAAAAGCTGGGGCAAATGTACAATTTTAATTCCTTAAACCTGGATGACTCTATCTCAAAGATCCAGCTTGCAAAAATAGACAACTATGACGATCATTCCTTTATCATCCTGCATTTTCCACCACTTGCACTAAAGCGCGGCATGTCGCGATTTAACCAGCTTGCAGTATTCATCGGAAAAGATTATCTGGTTACCATACACTATGGAGAGCTCAAACCGCTAGTGGAAATGGTAAGTCGCTGCAAAGACGATTCCAAGTACAGAAATGAACTGCTTGGCAAGTCGTCTGGATTTCTGCTATACAAAATAGTTGATGCTCTAGTAGACGAACTACTGCATACATTGCGCAGAATTGTGGAGAATCTGGATGAGATAGAAGACGATGTCTTTGACGAAAACAAGTCCACACCAAAAAAGATTTCATTATTGAGGCGTGAAATCACAATACTGCGTCGTATAGTCCATCCGCTGCGAAAAACCGTACTGGAAACATCAAAGAACACGCAACGCTTCTCAAATCCCGATGATGATCTGGTGATTCATTTTGATGACGTAATTGATCACATTGACAAAGTGGCAGAAACACTGGACGAGGCAAAAGAAACAATGGAGATCTACAAGGACACTGACTTTCTACTCTCTACTGAAAAATCAAACAAAATACTTGCAACACTTACCATAATATTCACGCTAACAATTCCGCCGACCGTAGTTGGCGCCATCTATGGCATGAACATAAACCTGCCAGGCGGAATCCAGACAGGAAGCTGGACGTTTCTTGGGGAATATACGGCACTAATTATAATGCTGATTTTATCTATGATTCCATCTGGACTATTGTATGCCTATTTTTACAAGAAGAAATGGCTTGCTGACTAG
- the twy1 gene encoding 4-demethylwyosine synthase TYW1, producing MSCSGEFVENDIIQIKSSIQQQLKKAKYGVSDHSTVELCHWTKKSFKGEESCYKHKFYGISTHQCMEFSPAGMYCENRCVYCWRPMEFYDSLEMSPQNVAEPKDIITKLMAERENLIMGHYGDPKSIHKKLDESLLPAHYAISLSGEPTMYPKLPELIKYLKTLPATKSIFLVTNGQEPQMLRRLQDEDALPTQIYLSTNAADCDSFMRINKPRYSDSWERWNQSLELLQNMDTRTVLRMTMIRNHNDFEEMIPAFADMIRRANVHFIEIKSYMHIGRSTNRLARSDMLEFEEVSYFAGKLAEKSQIYSIVDESIASRIVLLQNQQRKISPLISAYAQTS from the coding sequence ATGAGTTGCTCAGGCGAGTTTGTAGAAAATGATATCATTCAGATCAAGTCATCCATCCAGCAACAGCTCAAAAAGGCCAAGTATGGAGTATCAGATCATTCCACTGTAGAACTGTGTCACTGGACAAAAAAATCCTTCAAAGGAGAAGAAAGCTGCTACAAGCACAAGTTCTATGGCATATCAACACACCAGTGCATGGAGTTTTCTCCTGCAGGAATGTACTGCGAGAACAGGTGCGTCTATTGCTGGCGCCCAATGGAGTTTTATGACTCACTTGAGATGAGCCCGCAAAACGTGGCAGAGCCAAAAGACATCATAACCAAGCTAATGGCAGAACGAGAAAATCTGATCATGGGCCATTATGGTGATCCAAAATCAATCCACAAAAAACTGGACGAGTCATTATTGCCGGCGCATTACGCAATATCGCTTTCTGGCGAGCCAACAATGTACCCCAAGCTTCCAGAACTGATAAAATACCTCAAGACACTGCCTGCAACAAAGTCAATATTTCTTGTAACAAACGGCCAAGAACCACAGATGCTCAGGCGCCTCCAAGACGAGGATGCACTGCCAACACAGATCTACCTATCCACAAACGCCGCAGACTGTGATTCATTTATGAGAATAAACAAGCCAAGATATTCGGATTCATGGGAGAGATGGAACCAGTCTCTAGAATTATTGCAAAACATGGACACACGAACGGTCCTTCGAATGACCATGATCAGAAACCATAACGATTTTGAGGAAATGATTCCGGCGTTTGCAGACATGATAAGGCGCGCAAATGTGCACTTTATTGAGATAAAATCCTATATGCACATTGGCCGCTCCACAAACAGGCTTGCCCGCTCCGACATGCTGGAATTTGAGGAGGTCAGCTACTTTGCAGGCAAGCTGGCAGAAAAAAGCCAGATCTATTCAATAGTTGACGAAAGTATCGCATCAAGGATAGTATTGTTGCAGAACCAGCAAAGAAAGATCAGCCCCCTTATCTCCGCGTACGCACAAACCAGCTAG
- the rdgB gene encoding RdgB/HAM1 family non-canonical purine NTP pyrophosphatase, which produces MQEWNDVYFVSSNKHKYLEAKEIMSSFGIRLGFFQASLLEIQSDSLSAIAKTKALDAFSKCKKPVIIEDDALVISSLGGFPGPYSSYVFDTIGNKGVIDLVKGNRSAKFHATISYCDKKRKPILFEGITPGKIAKKISGKGWGYDPIFVPRGKTKTYAQIPDKNAISHRYRALAKFASWFVRTRR; this is translated from the coding sequence ATGCAAGAATGGAATGATGTGTATTTTGTATCCTCAAACAAACACAAGTATCTGGAAGCAAAGGAAATCATGTCTTCATTTGGAATAAGGCTGGGATTCTTCCAGGCAAGTTTGCTGGAAATCCAGTCTGATTCTTTATCAGCGATTGCCAAGACAAAGGCACTGGATGCATTTTCAAAATGCAAAAAACCCGTAATAATAGAAGATGATGCTCTGGTCATTTCGTCGCTTGGCGGCTTTCCAGGGCCGTATTCGTCATATGTCTTTGACACCATTGGTAACAAGGGGGTAATTGATCTGGTAAAGGGAAATAGGTCGGCAAAATTCCATGCCACAATATCGTATTGTGACAAAAAGAGAAAACCGATTCTTTTTGAGGGAATCACTCCAGGCAAAATTGCAAAAAAGATCTCAGGCAAGGGCTGGGGATATGACCCAATATTTGTCCCAAGGGGGAAAACCAAGACATATGCGCAAATTCCTGACAAGAACGCCATATCCCATAGGTATCGCGCGCTGGCAAAATTTGCTAGCTGGTTTGTGCGTACGCGGAGATAA
- a CDS encoding KEOPS complex kinase/ATPase Bud32: MKLIKKGAEGDIYLVKFDNTPAILKTRKTKPYRHPILDNKIRKQRTIREASILSEAKSFGIRTPLVYQVNTNDCTILMQQINGVIVRDLKDAKLKSACAEIGRITATLHKNGIIHGDLTTSNFISKNDKIYAIDFGLAQKSIRVEDHAVDLRLYKEILGSAHVKIMQELWDAFLRGYKSIIGTERFNKVLTQLSIIEGRGRYARME; the protein is encoded by the coding sequence GTGAAGCTAATCAAAAAAGGTGCCGAAGGCGACATCTATCTTGTTAAATTTGATAATACGCCTGCAATTCTCAAGACGCGAAAAACAAAACCATACCGACATCCGATACTGGACAATAAAATAAGAAAGCAGCGAACCATACGGGAAGCATCAATTCTTTCTGAGGCAAAATCCTTTGGGATCAGAACGCCTCTGGTCTATCAGGTAAACACTAACGATTGTACTATTCTGATGCAGCAAATCAATGGAGTGATAGTCAGGGACCTAAAAGACGCCAAGCTAAAATCTGCATGCGCAGAAATTGGCAGAATAACTGCCACACTGCACAAAAACGGCATAATACACGGAGATCTTACCACGTCAAATTTCATATCCAAAAACGACAAAATCTATGCAATTGATTTTGGCCTTGCACAAAAATCAATCAGAGTGGAAGACCACGCCGTGGATTTGCGACTATACAAAGAGATTCTTGGCAGCGCTCATGTAAAAATAATGCAAGAGTTATGGGATGCGTTTCTGAGAGGATACAAGTCAATTATAGGCACAGAACGATTCAACAAGGTACTGACTCAATTATCGATAATAGAGGGAAGGGGAAGATATGCAAGAATGGAATGA
- the argH gene encoding argininosuccinate lyase, protein MYRSRLDKNLDKHTLDYVSSISDDSEIAIYDIIGSQAHSIMLYENKILSKSEVKKILVALEKLKKQNLSDKSSAEDIHELIETLVIQRTGLAAGGKMHTARSRNDQVALDLRMKIRDDINTICNCILDMVETLVVLAEKHTATAMPLYTHLQQAQIGTFSHFLISYADALLRDFERFYDTFGRVNHSPLGAGPVGGTSLPINRNSTARMLGFSGIVENSIDATSNRDVVAEYVGHVAILMTNLSRIAEDLVIWSTSEFSFVELSDQFSSPSSVMPQKKNPDILELTRGKTARVIGNLVAILSNLKGLASGYGRDLQEIKPSVFLSSSTAISALVVLNSMFATLKVNKQKMNQIADSGYLAALDIAEALVKEGLPFRTAHKIVGKLVQIAHESKISLSELTASEVARSVSEREFDAKRLGKIISSINAQSSLQSRSSLGSAGIAEQKRLITKRKFTIRQYQKNMARRSALITSAIEKLSAKVRLLSR, encoded by the coding sequence ATGTATCGGTCTCGACTGGACAAGAACCTGGACAAGCACACATTAGATTATGTCTCGTCAATTTCTGATGATTCTGAAATTGCAATCTATGATATCATTGGCAGCCAAGCTCACTCTATAATGTTGTATGAAAATAAAATTCTCAGCAAATCCGAAGTAAAAAAAATTCTAGTCGCGCTTGAAAAGCTGAAAAAACAAAACCTATCTGACAAGTCTTCTGCCGAAGACATTCATGAGCTAATCGAAACTCTGGTCATACAAAGGACTGGCCTTGCGGCAGGTGGGAAAATGCACACTGCACGCTCTAGAAACGATCAGGTTGCGCTGGATTTACGCATGAAAATACGAGACGACATCAACACCATTTGTAATTGCATTTTGGATATGGTGGAGACACTGGTTGTATTGGCAGAAAAGCACACGGCCACTGCAATGCCTCTATACACTCACTTGCAACAGGCGCAAATTGGCACATTTTCGCACTTTTTGATATCCTATGCCGATGCATTGTTGCGTGATTTTGAGCGATTCTATGACACATTTGGGCGAGTCAACCATTCTCCCCTAGGTGCAGGACCTGTTGGCGGGACATCGTTGCCAATTAACCGAAACAGCACTGCTAGGATGCTTGGATTTTCTGGAATAGTGGAAAACTCGATTGATGCCACATCAAACAGGGACGTTGTTGCTGAATATGTAGGACATGTTGCCATACTTATGACAAATCTGTCTAGAATAGCAGAAGATCTGGTAATCTGGTCCACGTCGGAATTTTCGTTTGTGGAGCTGTCTGACCAGTTTTCATCACCGTCTAGTGTCATGCCACAAAAGAAAAACCCAGACATCTTGGAGCTGACGCGTGGCAAGACAGCGCGAGTAATTGGAAATCTGGTTGCCATACTGTCTAATCTCAAGGGGCTGGCTTCTGGATATGGCCGTGATCTGCAAGAGATCAAGCCGTCTGTCTTTTTGAGCTCGAGTACTGCAATATCTGCACTTGTGGTACTCAATTCCATGTTTGCGACACTAAAGGTAAACAAGCAAAAGATGAACCAGATAGCGGACTCGGGATATCTGGCGGCACTGGACATTGCAGAGGCTTTGGTAAAGGAAGGCCTGCCATTTAGAACAGCACACAAAATTGTAGGAAAGCTAGTCCAAATTGCACACGAATCCAAAATCTCGCTATCCGAGCTTACTGCATCTGAGGTGGCAAGGTCTGTCTCAGAGCGGGAATTTGACGCCAAAAGGCTAGGCAAAATCATCTCCTCAATTAATGCTCAATCTTCGCTTCAGAGCAGGTCTTCTCTTGGATCTGCCGGAATAGCAGAACAAAAGCGACTAATTACAAAGCGCAAGTTCACAATACGGCAATACCAGAAAAATATGGCAAGGCGCAGTGCTCTAATAACTTCTGCAATTGAAAAACTGTCTGCCAAAGTTAGACTGTTGAGTAGGTAG
- a CDS encoding metal-sulfur cluster assembly factor, whose translation MSQDLQELRRKIFDELSGIVDPEINTSITDLELVDNVDISGSAVKVDLHLTSPFCPAVFGFKICQDIHDHLLKLDGVDDVKVNVSNHFMAEAINNQVNNSPNPKKAA comes from the coding sequence ATGTCACAAGACCTACAAGAGCTCAGAAGAAAAATCTTTGACGAGTTATCCGGAATAGTTGATCCAGAAATAAACACGTCGATTACTGATCTAGAGCTCGTAGACAACGTCGACATTTCAGGTTCCGCAGTCAAAGTGGACTTGCACCTTACCAGCCCGTTTTGTCCAGCAGTCTTTGGATTCAAGATTTGCCAAGACATTCACGATCATCTGCTAAAGCTTGACGGGGTAGACGATGTCAAGGTAAATGTCTCAAATCATTTCATGGCAGAGGCAATCAACAACCAGGTAAACAACAGCCCAAACCCAAAAAAGGCAGCCTAG
- a CDS encoding succinate dehydrogenase/fumarate reductase iron-sulfur subunit, translated as MSETALAEEQSSTEVSSSKIVTLRIAKFNPERDSGQQYVDFKVPYERWTTVLDAVLDVKKHLDHSVAVRYSCRQASCGSCGMKINGRPRLACFTKISELNSDIVTVEPMNNYPIVRDLVVKLDKMFANHKKMQPYVIREDSEITAPTKEFNQTPEQLEEYIQFANCIKCGLCNSACPTMATDSSFLGPQALGQAYRYVADNRDKGKNSRLKIIDESHGIWRCHFAGSCSQVCPKGVDPAMGIQLLRGYLLGFRK; from the coding sequence ATGAGCGAAACAGCGCTAGCGGAAGAACAATCATCGACTGAGGTCTCTTCATCCAAGATAGTAACACTGCGCATTGCAAAATTCAATCCGGAACGCGATTCCGGCCAGCAGTATGTTGATTTCAAAGTTCCATATGAGAGATGGACTACAGTTCTGGATGCAGTACTTGATGTCAAAAAGCATCTGGACCACTCAGTGGCGGTGCGATATTCATGCAGGCAGGCATCATGCGGTTCTTGTGGAATGAAGATCAATGGCAGGCCAAGGCTTGCGTGCTTTACAAAAATCTCGGAGCTAAACTCTGATATTGTGACTGTAGAGCCGATGAACAACTATCCGATTGTCAGGGACTTGGTGGTAAAACTGGACAAAATGTTTGCAAACCACAAAAAAATGCAGCCATATGTAATACGAGAAGACTCAGAGATAACTGCACCGACCAAGGAATTCAACCAGACGCCAGAGCAGCTAGAAGAATACATCCAGTTTGCAAACTGCATCAAGTGTGGTCTGTGCAATTCCGCATGCCCTACGATGGCAACAGACTCGTCATTTTTGGGTCCGCAGGCACTAGGCCAGGCATACCGATACGTTGCTGACAATCGCGATAAAGGGAAGAACTCTAGACTCAAAATCATTGATGAATCCCATGGAATATGGAGATGCCACTTTGCCGGCTCTTGCAGCCAAGTCTGTCCAAAGGGCGTAGATCCTGCAATGGGAATTCAGCTGTTGCGTGGATATTTGTTGGGATTTAGAAAATAA
- a CDS encoding succinate dehydrogenase, whose translation MRESTIMKIHYGTALAAVVLVAVHVLFRVTMMNYEDSLAYENVLANYKYLPYAIMLELILVLLSVHGFNGLRVILLELKQGRSYEKAVTYGCIAGMAGLIAYGSRTILMASMGIT comes from the coding sequence ATGCGCGAAAGTACAATAATGAAAATCCACTATGGGACAGCCCTTGCTGCCGTAGTGCTAGTCGCAGTACATGTTTTGTTTCGAGTTACAATGATGAACTATGAGGATTCTCTGGCATATGAGAACGTCCTTGCAAACTACAAGTACCTTCCATATGCGATAATGCTGGAGCTGATCTTGGTGTTGCTGTCGGTACACGGATTCAATGGATTGCGTGTCATATTGCTGGAGCTAAAGCAGGGACGATCATACGAAAAAGCAGTAACGTACGGATGCATTGCTGGAATGGCAGGCCTAATAGCATATGGTTCAAGGACTATATTGATGGCAAGCATGGGGATTACGTAA